GACTGGCCACGCTGcctgggaggggaaaggggctgggtGTCCCATGTCTGCCCCTACAGCCCCTGGTCACTGGCTCATGCGCTTGTGTGAGAATTCCTGCTTTGGATAACCCCcaccaggggaaggagaggaggctgctCCTCTAGTGCCACTGCCTCCCATGGggccagtccacccaccttcagatgtatagatgcatgtATTCCTCAGGCATTCTGTGTGCCATGCAGGCAGTCCTTTGTTGGTCAGTGAATGTACAAATGGTTGAAACTTAGGGTGGAGAGACAAAAGGACAACTCACTCTGCCACTGTGCTGTCACTCTCAGTGGTTTTAGCATATGTGCAGAGTTGTGGAACCATCTACAGCATTCTCATCACCCCTGAAAGAAATCCTATCACCCCTGTGTCCCCCCATTCCTTGTAGCTCTAAACAACAGTAATCTACTTTCTGGCtccagattttcttcttctccacatcTCATGTGTATGGAATCTTATACTATGTAGTCTTTGTGATCGGCCTCTTTAACTTAGTGTAgtcttttcaaggttcatccatgttgcaagATTTACTTCGTTCTTTTCTATAGCATCCTTTTAATAGTTCAGTTTCCGCTGTTCCTCACTGTCACCATATTACCAGGCCATTAGTCACTGCTCAAGAGTTGATAAAAAcccaaatacagagaaaatagcATGCAATTCAGCCCACTGAGCTGACTTGGTTTTCCCTCCTCGATCCGAGTggcaaccttccaaaacagatgCTACCCATTCTCCTAGGTTCTGCCATCCATCAACCAGTCACTCACCTCTTTGTTGGTCATGAAAGAGCTGATCATAGAGCACTGCCCAAGTAACCACAGCATCCTCAAGGCATCCCAAAGGCAGCCTTTGGCACTAATGAGTACCTCCTTACATTCCCTTTAGCATGTTCCTGTATAAgtcactttcattttcttatggAACTTCTGGGTACTACCCTCCCCACTAGAAAATTTCTCTGACATCATCCAAGACATTATGGATAAAACAAGTTTCAAGGCTGTATCATGTCCTTCACTCATAAAGACAGTCTTCATTAATGCTCATGGCAAACTGGGAACTGTCTCTTAAGTGGACAAATTCCCACTGAATTTGTTCTTCATCATTCTTCTGCAGGCCTTTCTCGGTAACGATCTGTGTTGCATTTTAGGCAGAGTGGTGAATGTGTCTAGCATAATGGGCCTCCTGGCTCTTCAAAACTGCAGCCCAGAACTCCAGCGGAAGTTTACAAGTGAGACTATGACGGAGGAGGAGCTGGTGGGGCTCATGAAGAAGTTCGTGGAAGATACGAAGAATGGAGTGCACATAAAGGAAGGCTGGCCTGATGTCATGGCCATGGCATATGCAGTGTCAAAGATGGGCATCACCATCCTGTCCAGAATCTACGCCAGGAGACTGAGTGAGCAAAGGAGAGGGGACAAGATCCTCCTGAATGCCTGCTGCCCAGGATGGGTGAAAACCGACATGGGgggacctgaagccataaaaacCCCAGAAGAAGGAGCAGAGACCCCCGTGTACTTGGCCCTTTTGCCCTCAGATGCTAAGGGGCCTCATGGGGAATTTGTTATGGAGAAGAAAGTTGAAAAATGGGGACCCCTCTATGAATTCCCTCCATGGTTCTCACGTATTTTGAGCCTTGGATAGGATCAAAGGGCCAATCACactgttaaaatatccatttcaaaaaaaaaaaggatgacaaTATCTCTAAGGAGTACTCACTATCACTTGGCTCATAATTCTGTGCATATAAGCTATTATCCccgtgaaggaaaaaaaagtatgaaaatgtcTGTAGGGAGTACTCACTTTCACTTGGCTCATAATGGTGTGCGCATAAggcttttgtgatttcttctgtgATATAGGGGGAGGAAAACTGTAATGGATGagaataatgaatgaaaatcaaTAGAAAAGTAAACCGAGAATAGAAGTTCTTTATGAATGTTCCTTTGTGCAGATTGTTTATATGTCATCCAGCCCAGAAATGTTAGATATGACAGTTAGATCAACAGAAGGATAGTATATTTGAGGGGCTGGGAAACAGTATAGAAAGAGGCAGTAAGTGCATAGTTTCGTCTTTGCAGGCCACACGGTCTCTGTTGGAACTACTCAGATCTGCTGTGATGGCATGATAGTAGCCGTACAGGCATCCACGGACCAATGAGCATTGGAGGGTTTGCCTGCTCCCTTTAGGTTCCAGCCTCTAGTAGATCATGGAGAACACCATGAAGGGAATACGTCTGGTGTGGTCTCTTTAACACCAAACTCATTGGAAAAACACAATTGCAAAGTGTGAACTGTGAATGGGCACTTCAGATCCATCCATAAGGGAATCTGAGAGAGCTGGGGAAATTGAATATGGATTGGGTGTCAGTGGACATGAGAGAATTATTGTCAAATCTCTACAGTGTGAATATGTCATTTATGGAGGGAGAAAGTGTCATGAGGTCTGCGACATTAGCATGGGTCAGCAAAATATACACAGAAGCTGAacacaaaaatacagtaaaatatttataaatgttcaaCCTAGTCTGTTAGATATACGGGTGTTTGCTAtactattttttcaacttttctgtttcAAAGCTTTCAAGACAAACATCTAGAAACAAAAAATCTTCCATTGCCACCttactctgtgaccttgagaaacAGACTGCATTACACTGTATTTCAGtacctcaactgtaaaatgggaacaataggCATAagattgctgtgaagattaaatgtccTGATACAagtgaaaatatcaaaaacacaatAAAGCACAATAGAGTGCAAAGTGTCTCTCATGAGTCCCTGTGATTGGGACCTAACACCACCCAGGGCTGTGATGAGAAGCTTCTTCCTGCCCAACACCAAGCCTGCCTCCCAGTGGCCCCAGTGACCCTCCTACACAGGCCCTCCCTTCACAGAAGCGCCGCATGTTGTAAAGACAGCTGTGCTCTCATGATTATTCTTCACTCTTCACCAGTGATTTTCAGGTTGACAGAAATGAAACGGGATCTCCCCTGAAAGCAAGGGTAGGGCCCCTATTTTAAAAGTGCAATTTACAAGTTTCTTCCTTCAACAGGTCTGTTAATTTCCTCCATgtcattttgtttctgtaaaCTGACACCAGAGGACAACAATATCTAGGTGAAGACCATAGCATCTCAACTGTCTGGAAATGCATACTTGAaattgaaaagattctttttttgaCAGTACCTTAAAAATAACACCTAACTATACCCATCACTTACtatctgtgaccttggacacacCAAAAGGTAGCGAAGAGGGATTATGTAAACATGAAATACAACATTGCAGTCAACGGCTTGGCACACATTAAGAGCTTCATAAAACATTCCCTCCCACTTGGGGGCTCACTGGGAAGCCCACAGCGAGGTACCCTGCCCACACTGAGAGTCTAATCACAGGACTTCAGCGTCTAATTCTCTCTCTTGAGTTTCTCTTAAGAAAGCAACAGGATTGATGTCCTCAGAGGCAGTTACCCTAAGTAATTTCATGGCGTCTTAGGAAAAAGCAACCCTTCCCATTCTGCAGTGGATAATGGGCACAAGTCCAAAGCAATTACTCTGCACTCCTTTTTCGCCTTTTGGAGTTTTCCCCAAACTGTTTCCCCATCACCAGCAAGTTTTGCTTTGGGGGAAGCCTGCCTCTCCACCCTGCAATGATTGCTTAGCTTAGAGGTGAGATCAAAAGAGGGCTGTGTTGGGTTGGCCCCAGGTGTGGTGCAAAGAAGCAGCTGATTCAGGAGTGGGTGTATTACAAAACCTTTGGAACACATGGCCCCTCctaggagggagggatggagatggGGCTTCCTTCTGAGGAAATCACAGCACTGGATCCAAGAACTCGTTTCTGTGTGGTTTCACTCACTGAAGCCAGGCCTCCCCAGCATAGGCCACCCCATGGACCATAGCCCTGTCCACTCTCCATGCAAGTGCACCACCCACCCCCTAACCAACCAAATCCTCTCACCCCAAAGTGGCACAGGTGACCAAAACCAACAAGGGCATTGGCTTCGCCAGCACATGGCCCTGTGCCGGCACTTCTCAGGCAATGTGTTGCTCATGGCACAGGATGAAGCGCTGGCCTGTGTGGCTGTGCAGCAGCTGCAGTCCCAGGGCCTCAGACCCTGCTTCCACCATGGGGATATCAGCGACCTACGGAGCATCCTTACCCTGCAGGACTTCCAGCAGAAGGAGCATGTGGCCTCAATGTGCTAGTCAACAACACAGGCATAGTCTTCAGGAGTAAGTTGATGTGAATTCCAAGGGGAGGCAGCACCCGTGAAGGCAGACTGACAGGGTAAGTTGGGTCCTGAAACCCTGCTGTGGGGCACTTAGCTCCTATGTGATCTAGAACGGACTCCCTAGGTAAGAAGACAGACTGGAGGCTACAGGCAGAGCCGAATCCTCTGAGATGTGCAAGGCTTTCCTACAGAGGGCCTTTGCGTTACCTTGGATCAGACTCTTAGGGATCTCCTCCAGGTTTTTATACTGTTTCTCTTGGGTTGGACTTTAGAGCACTACAGTGACATTTTACcaattttgaaataaacaagaaattatAAGAATTTCACAGAGATCCCGTTCTGCAGCCTACACTTAGCCTCCTCTAATGGTGACACCTTACAAAGTTATTCAGCCTTTAGAAGCTAGGAAATTGATATTGGCACAATACTGTTAACCAAACAAAGACACACTTAGAATTGAGGAGATTTCAcgtggaaaaaatatttttctaccattctttgggatttttacCACACAGGTACTACTTATTCACTCTCTTCTCTTTACCCCTAAAAGCTCCTGATTCCACACTCTTTCACATTAAAACAGGAGTGGCAACGAAAACCTTTTGGCACCCAAGATTTCTACACGGAGCTACTGCCTCTCATAAAACCACATGTGTGTCTGACGGGGAATCCAAGCTGGTGATTCCGGCGTgatctgccctgcctgcctcggACACATCTACAGgctcctgccacccctccccGCTCAGCTACCTTGGCATCCTTGTTGTTTATCCACCAAGCCAGGCTCCCTTCTGCTTTAAGTCTCTGTCCACTCTTGTCCAGCGGTCATCGGTACTCTCTGTCCTGCTAGTCTTTGAACAACAGATGCGTTCTCGTCTTTCATGTCTTAGCTCAAAGTCTCCTCAGAGAAGCCCGTTGCTTGCTCTGTGCCCCGCACATGTTGGAGTTCCCCGAGGATtccatcctttctcctctttctccatcttcctctccctcacattcgcacacacacaaccacacgCACACAATTCTATAATTTTCTCTGGGGAGTCCTAATTGACTAAAACATATGGCAAAACACTAACGCATATAGACCTTACTTTATATTgcaaaagatgtgattaagttaggTTTGACCAAAGGAGCTTATCCTAGTTGTCTGGGTaggccctaaatgccatcacaggTGCCCGTATAAGGTAGAAGTGGAGCAAgctttgagaaagaagaagaggcaTTGTGACCAAGGAGGCAATGATTGGAGCAATGCAGCCAAAAGCGAAGAGACACCTGCAGCCACCAAAAGGTAGAAAGGCAAGGATGCGTTCTCCTCTGGAaacttcagagggagcacagcacTGCAGGTACCTTGGTTTCAGACTAatggcctccagaactttgaaAGAAtaggtttctgttgttttaagctgcccaATTTGTGATCATTTGTTATAGTGGCCCAAGAAAGTAAGACATCCAGTTTCCTTGCTTTCTTGGCAAAGAGTTTGGCCACATTTGTGACACAAAGCAAGCTTTGGCAGAGCATGGCAAATCACCTTCATGAAAAAATGTGTGGCATCTCTGTTTGGAAGTTATACTTAGGAGTAATGGCTGAACCAAGGGACTGCTACTGGAGAGCAAATAGCTCAGGAAGTTCCTTCCCTTCAGCCAAGGAACACTCTCAACCAGCAAGtatgtctcttctttcatgtGTGCATTTGGTCTATGCGGTAGGGTTCCCACCTCTCCCTGCAGACAGAACATGCTCTCCTGTGGTACAGGACAGTGCTGGCTCTTCAGGCAGTTCAAGAAAGGAGAGGCTGCCAAATGGACCTCAGTCCAGGAGCAGGTGACTGTGAAGCAGCTGCAGGAAAGTGGGCTGATGTCTCTTGCTCATCAGTGACCTGTCCCATTTCCTAAATGCAAGACCTAAACAAGTGTCAATCAGCTGGGAAGGGATCAAGGGGAAAGGAGTGGTGGAACAAGAAAGGTTTTGTGCTCTCCAGGTTGATTTAACAAACATGCTATCATGGCAGTCTAATAATTCAGAGTGAAGAGGGGGATGGCAGAGCCATGCATAGAACGTGGTGACACTGATAATAAAAGCACTACACAGAATTGTTTTGTAACTTGCTCTGGAAATGCTGAAAACTCCAGAATACCTCCAGCTTCTGCTTGAGTTCTGCGAATGGAGCCCCAAGCTCCTTCCCTCTGGGCTCAGCAACAGCTAGCTTGCTTTGGTGTTCCAGAAATATAAGACTATAGACAAACTGTTTAAGCACAGACTATTTTAGCAACTGGTCTAATTTACAACTTCTTCTTATCAGTCTCTGCCCAGATCCTAGTCTTAATAATTCCTGCCTTAAATCCCCGCTATGACTAACTCTTCACCAAAACAAACTTATAAAAACTGCGTTCTCAAGCTATTTGAGGAGACACTTCGACTGGATTCATTTGGTCAGTGGTACCCTTGCCTGGATACATTTTTGTCATGTTTTGCTTATTCTTGTCATGACTAGGGCTTTTCCTTGTCAAAGCTACACCTCATACACTGGCTAAAACACAGCTTCACTTCATGTTTTTACTTGAGGAATCCTAACCCACCTCTTCATTAAGAGAAAAGTCTATATCACTGGAATTGTCAACAAAGAACTCTGCAAAGCCTTGACACTCAAAAATGTGATTACATTTACCATCCTCATCTTGAGGAAAAGTCAAGAGAATAAATGgtattttacaattaaaaccATCAAAACACTTGGAGCCCTTTGAACTTCTGTAGACAATGAGGATACCAATGGCATTAAACCATGGGATCAATTCCTCCTTGAGTTCATCAACTCACTCCTTATGAGTTGGTAACTGTCCAGACTATGTGTCTGAGAACGTCACCCACAATCCCAGCCTACACCCTCTTCAGGCAGTTATAGCTTAATACTGCAAGAGAATAATGCAATATACTCAGTCTTATCATCAGCAGACACAGGCAGCCTTTCCTGAGCATCCTCCCAATCACTGCCTATATGACCTAAAACCTGGAAACCTGGCCCTCTAGAAGGGACGTCAGAGAAAGGTAGCTCCCAAATCTAATAAGAGGGGCTCTTATCAGGTTCCACTGAGCAACACACTGTGATCAGATTATGAAGGGTTGACCCTCAGATTCTCATCACCCATTTAAGGAAACACAAAACTACCTTACATCATCAAAAAGCTATCCAAACTGGAGTTCTCAAACTAAGGGTTCTTGTGAATCCTTCAGGAGCTGACACCTTAGAAAGGAGACTGCTCACCTAAGACCTCAAGTCAATGTGAAGTAGAAAGCTTCCACCGGAGATGTTGGAACTAGATCTCAAATGCCTAGAACACTGATTATCATACACATCTCTAcatgttttgttatttgtttgccaagttatttttcttgcagGTTTAAGGTTCTGTATAGCGAATAGATATTTGTTACCTCGGAATTCTGGCATCCATTTGgactgctcttcttttttttttcccctcaaatcaGAAATACATTATTGTTCCTAATATAATTCATCTTTTCCCTGTTCTGtgattgtctcttttttaaatttaattgtttttattgcagtaacattggcttataacattatatgaattttgggtgtgcatcattatatttcaatttctgtgtacattacatcatgttcaccactgaaagactaattacaatctatcaccataaaaatgtgcctaatcaccccttttaccctccgccttccccccttgccctctggtaaccaccaatccaatctctgtctccacacgtttgtttgttgttgtttttattttctacttacgagtgaggtcatacagtatttgactttctccctctgacttattttgctcagcataataccctcgagttccatccatgttgtcacaaatggccagatttcatcattttttaggGCTGACTAGTagtctattgtgtatatataccacatcttctttatccattcatcacctCATGAGTGCCTAGGGTGCTTCCAGGTCTTGcattaatagccaaaatatataaagaactcatacatctcaactaccaaaaaactaacaacacaattagaaaatgggcaaaagatctgaacagacatctctccaaagaagatatacagatggccaataggcacatgaaaagattgtcaacatcactaattagggaaatgcaaatcaaaactacaatgagatatcacctcgcacctgtcagaatggctataattaacaatacaggaaataacaagcgttggagaggatgtagagaaaagagaactctcatacactactggtgagagtgcaaactggtgcagccactgtggaaaacagtatggagatgcctcaaaaattaacaatagaactacagtacaatccagctattccactgctctGTATTTATCCTAATAACATGAgaacacaaatgcgtaaagacatatgcacccctatgttcattacagatTTATTCACAATAGACTCCTATTCTTAAAACTGTTCTTCACACAACTAGTCACTCCATGGATCAACCATATAATTCCCCCAACCATTGGGTCTATACCACTTTCCTTTAAATGTCACCCAGTTTCCTTTAGTACCAATCCATTCAAGTGTTTCAGGTGATTTCCGAGTGAAATTAACTCTTTTCTGAAtccaaagatggaaaatattGTAACATGACAGACAAAAATCTAAAACTCTATACCACATCACatataaaatgggaattttctctctccatcaaaATGAAACCTCagtatttttcatagaaattagCACTTCAACAAAACATACAAGTGGAGCAtgctaagaaataaaatggtaagaGACTATGCAAGTGGAAGATTCCTCTCTTATACAGATCCTACAAGGAAAAGTCAGTCTCCTTGACTATGGATCTGCCTGGTCCATTGATTTCCCCTAAGAAAAAACAGTGTTTAGACCTCTTaatgcaggaagaagaaaatgtgagccTCAATTTAAAACCCCAAATCTTAACCTTTGAGGAACAATTCTGGACTGCTTTATTCTGGCCTCAGGCATACCTatttcacactttaaaaaaagTCCAAAAGTGGTGCAAAAAACCCTACATGCTCTGGTTCAGAGACTGACTGAAGAACCAGACAGTGCCGCTGAAGCCAAAGATCTCCATGCCTGAGACATTTACAACATTCAAAAGGCAGTGGGTTAAAACAGAGTCATCCTACACATACTATTGCCTTCTCAAGGCAGAACATGTGCCATCATAGGGAAAGAATGTTGCACTTCTATCCCTATAGTCTTTTCTATGATCTTTAAAGTTAATTCAAGAGATGTGGAAAACAAAGATATTAGAAAATTCAGTAGTCTGAATGATTCCCCCATATCTGGTTCAACAAGGTTTTCAAAGTGGGGGTGGGATCTGTTTTCCTCACTTCAATTGGGCACACTTTGTTCTTGGCTTAGAGGTAGACTACCAACTCAGTGTTTGTCAGTGTTGCAACGAGTAAATAAGAGGTTTTACGGAATCTTAAATATTGCCACACAGTCACTGTTTCATCACATGATGTCTCTGACAGAAGCAAGGAGATCTAACATCTACTGAAACTCAAGTGACGGCCATCCTGACCACATACGTAACCCAGGGGCACGGTCAAGGATGTTCTGTCCTGTAGATGTGGCGAAGTATGCTCCAAAATTGTAACTGCGACATAGACAGGTGACACCATTATATCTTGCCAAATAGATAAACTATGCAGAAATGacaaacaaaatacaggaagaccgTTTAAGCTCAAATAGCTTGAGCAACAGTTTGCTTGCTGGACTCATGTGTTTCAGAAAGATAAGCGCAGACATAAACTGGTCAAACACAAACATTTCAGCAACTCCCTTAGTTTACGAATTCTGACCAAGTCCCGTTTAAATCTCAAATTCTAATTTCTGCCTTGTGACTAGTAATCCAAATAAAACCCTAGGGAAGTCTACTAGATGCGCTTCACCGAACCAGTGACTCCCTTGTCTCGCAAGTTTCTAACAAACTTAGGCTATACAGCATTTAGAAGCCGGAAAATTGACTTCGGCTCAATACTGTTAACTAAACTGAGACATTACTTagaattcaggaaatttaacatggaaaaaaacaatttttgtacCATTCTGTGTATTTTTACCACATGGCTACTATTTATGAACTCTGATCTCTTTACCCCTTAAAGCTCCTGATTCTTCACCCTTTCATATTAAAGCAGAAGTGGTCATGAAAACAAAGTTTTTGGTGCCCTAAACGTCTGAAAGGAGCTACTACCTCTCCTAAAACACCAAGGTGAGTCTGACGAGGAGCCCAAGCTATAGTGTTGCTGCAGGGACATGATGTTGCCCCACCTGCCTCTGACACATCTACAGGCTCCTGCTACCTCTCCCTGCTCAGCTTCATTAGCCTCCTTATTCTGTCTCATCTGGGCCAGGCGCCTTTCTGCCTCAGGACTCTGAACAATCTTGTCAAGTGGTGATCAGTTCTCTCTGTCACACCTATCTTTCCATGACTGACTCTTGTCCTTCAGATCTTTGTTCAAGAATCTCCTCAGAGAAGTCCTTTACTTGCTTCAT
The window above is part of the Equus quagga isolate Etosha38 chromosome 21, UCLA_HA_Equagga_1.0, whole genome shotgun sequence genome. Proteins encoded here:
- the LOC124231553 gene encoding carbonyl reductase [NADPH] 1-like; the protein is MSYTRVALVTGANKGIGFTILSDLCQQFSGDVVLTARDTTRGQAAVQQLQAQGLSPRFHQLDIDDPQSIRTLRDFLLKKYGGLDLLVNNAGIAYPIPDSTPIHIQAEVTMKTNFFGTRDLCTELLPLITPHGRVVNVSSIMGLLALQNCSPELQRKFTSETMTEEELVGLMKKFVEDTKNGVHIKEGWPDVMAMAYAVSKMGITILSRIYARRLSEQRRGDKILLNACCPGWVKTDMGGPEAIKTPEEGAETPVYLALLPSDAKGPHGEFVMEKKVEKWGPLYEFPPWFSRILSLG